The genomic region AATTCCGAAATCATCAAATCCAATGCGACTGAGCACTACGAATTGAAACGTTTTCAGAGTGAGAATGAACATTTTTTCAAACTCAATATGAAATCTTCCTATACCAGTGAATTGATCTCTCCGATGATGGAGATTATCGCGGCAGTCGGACTGGCAGCAGTTATCTTTATAGGGGGAAAGCAGGTTTACTCCGGTGCAATGACCGTTGGTGAATTCACCGCTTTTTTAACGGCTCTTGGTTTAGTATTTCAACCGCTTAAAGGGGCCAGCAATATCCTGGGAAGAGTGCAAGATGCCCAAGCCGCAAGCGAACGGGTATTTCATATTTTCGATATTCAAAACCAGATTACGGATGGGCAATTGGCATTAAAGGATGCTGTAAAACGGATTCAATTTGATCAGGTAACGCTCAAATTTGAAGATAAAACAGCCTTAGACGCTATCAGCATCGATATTAAAGCCGGAGAGACGATAGCCTTGGTAGGGCAAAGCGGAGGGGGGAAAAGTTCATTTGTCAATCTACTTCTCCGTTTTTACGATCCGATATCCGGAACTATCTCCATTAACGGACATAACCTGAAAGAGTATACGCAGCAATCGCTCCGATCCCAAATCGCTTTTGTCTCACAGCGAGTCTATATCTTCCAAGATACTCTGGCAGCCAATGTAGCATACGGCGATACCATCGATGAAGCACGTGTCAAAGAAGCGCTTGCCATGGCAGATGCGTTGGAATTTGCTCAATCGCTGCCTGATGGGATTTACACAGTGATGCAGGAGTTCGGCGCCAATCTCTCAGGCGGTCAAAGACAGCGGATTGCAATTGCCAGAGCAATCTATAAACATGCGTCTCTTCTCATTTTGGACGAAGCGACCAGTGCCCTCGACAATGAGACGGAACGTAAAATCCAAAATACCCTTAAAGACTATACAAAAGACAAAATTACCATCCTTATCGCCCACCGGCTCAGCACCGTTCAAGATGCCGATCGGATACTGGTATTCAAAGCCGGAAAAATTGTGGCGGAGGGGTCACATCAGGATCTGTTGAACTCTTCCGAAGAGTATCAGCGTCTCAGCCAAACACTCACAGAAAGTTAAAGGACTCTATATGGGATTACCGCTCCATTCACGCATTCGGCAAAAAATCAAAAATGCCCTGAATGCTCTTTTGGCTCTCTTTTTCCCTTCTCATGCCAAACATGAAACCATACCGACCGAATCGATCCGACGCATATTGGTGATCCGAATCAATTACCGTATAGGAAATATCCTCTTTACGACTCCGCTGCTCCGCGCGCTTGAACACCGTTTTCCCTATGCTAAAATCGATGTTTTGATCGGAGCAAAATATCCATCCTCTCTCCTAAAAAGTTCAGCAGTCGAAAACGTATTTGATCTGCCACGGCGTCTTCTGAAAAATCCGTTGCATTTGTATCGCTATATCCAACAGCTCCGTGCCACGGAATATGATCTCGTTCTGAATCTAAACAGCGGTTCGGCCAGTGACCGCGGGGCTGCTTTTTTGGCTCGAGGCATATACAAACTCGGATTTGACGTACCGGGAAACTGGACCCCTTTGACCCATGTCGTCAATCCCCCTTCCGGGTCAGTCCATGAAGCGTTAAAACCTCTGTTGTTGATGCAGGCATTTGGAAATAATGCAAACGATTTCCCTCAAAAAATGGATATCGCCCTGAGTCAAGAAGAGAAAAATCAAGGGCTTGAAGAACTCAAAAAACGGCTCTCGCTCCAAGGATATACTTGGGGAAGCAAAGAAAAAATTATCGGTATTTTCCGTGATGCCCGTTTTGAAAAGAAAATTGAAAACAGTTGGTGGAAAGAGTGGTATCTCCACATGAAACAACTCAATCCGAATGCCTTATTTGTAGATATCCTCTCTCCCGATGTCAAAGAAAAGTTGGAGGATGACTTCTATACGCTTATGGAGTCCAATCTCCGATTGTTAGGCTCAATTCTCTCACAAATGGACGCTTTTATTTGCGGTGACACGGGGCCAATGCATTTGGCCAGCGCGTCAGGAGTTCCTACCCTCGCACTGTTTAAAGCCAGCGCCCCGACACTGTATGGAACATTAGGATTAAATGACCGTTCACTTTCTCTCCAAGGGTTTACCCCGGAAATGATCGCAACACAAATCACTCAACACCTTCAATCTCTCCCTCCTGCGTCTCAAGGCTCGCTTGATTAACAAAGTATTCAACCTTTTTTGAGTATAATCGCGACAACTTTTACCATGACGAGGCGGGTCACCATGTTTGATTACGAATCTTTAAAACCCTGGCTTTTTAAACTTCAGCCTGAAAGTGCTCATACCCTTGCCGAGACACTGCTTCGAAGTGCAAGCTATTGTCCCCCTCTGTTCAACGGTTGGATGGCCAAACATTTCATTACACACCCTTCGCTTACGCAAGAGCTTTTCGGACGTACCTTCCTAAACCCTGTGGGGCTGGCGGCCGGATTTGACAAAAATGCAACAATGTTTCAAGGAGTTATGGCACTCGGATTCGGATTTAGCGAGATCGGAACACTGACACCGAAACCTCAGGAAGGAAATCCCCGTCCCCGACTATGGCGCCATATCGAAGAAGAGACCCTTCAAAACGCTATGGGTTTTAACAACGACGGTCTGTTTCGTATCTCTCACCGTCTCAAAAACATTTACCCTTTCAGCACCCCCATCGGTGTGAATATCGGAAAAAACAAAATCACCTCAGATGCCAATGCGATCAAAGACTATACGAATCTGATCAAAGCGCTCCACGAATACGCCGATTATATGGTCATCAACATCTCCTCTCCGAATACTCCCGGTCTGAGAGATTTGCAAAACGAAGCCTTTATCACACAGCTTTTCAGTGAAGCCAAAGCAATTACGTCGAAACCTATTTTGCTCAAAATCGCTCCGGATATGTCTGAAGACCAAGCCGTTGAACTGTGTGCCCATGCCGTAATGAGCGGTGCGGACGGAATTATTGCCACCAACACCACAATCGATTACTCCCTTGTCAGTGAACCAGAAGAGATGGGCGGACTTAGCGGTGAAGTACTCCGTGAACGCAGTTTCTATATTTTTGATGCCATCGCACGTGAACTGTTCGGAAAAACAACCCTTATCAGCGTAGGCGGTATCAGCACACCTGAGGAAGCCTATCGCCGTATACGCGCCGGTGCGTCATTGGTTCAGCTCTATACCTCACTGATTTTCAAAGGACCCGAGGTGATCGAAGAGATCAACAGCGGTTTGATTGATTTGATCGCCCAAGACGGCTACAGTTCCATCACCGAAGCAATCGGTGCAGATCGACGATGAAACTCTTCATCGCAACAATTTTGAGTTTAGGAACCCTTATGGCCTCATCCCTGCCCCACTATGAAACAAAAACATTGTCCAACGGATTGCAAGTCGTTGCCATCCCAATGGATAACGGCTCGCACGTTATCTCTACCGATATTTTCTACAAAGTTGGGAGCCGTAACGAAGTAATGGGTAAAACCGGGATTGCCCATATGCTTGAACACATGAACTTCAAATCGACCAAAAATCTAAAAGCGGGCGAGTTTGATGAAGAGGTCAAAAGCATCGGCGGACTGAATAATGCCTCGACCGGATTTGATTTCACCCATTATTACATCAAATCCAGTACCGAAAACTTGCCTAAATCGCTTTCGTTGTTTGCCGAATTGATGCAAAATCTGAATCTCAAAGACGATGAGTTCCAACCTGAACGCAACGTCGTAGCCGAAGAGCGTCGATGGAGAACCGATAACAATCCGATGGGATACATGTATTTCCGTCTTTTTAACAGTGCCTATGTCTATCATCCATATCATTGGATGCCGATCGGATTTATGAACGATATCCAAACATGGACATTGGAAGATATCCGACATTTCCATGCGACCTATTACCAGCCGAAAAATGCCATTCTCGTCGTAACCGGAGATGTTTCAGCCGACGCGGTGTTTGATGAAGCTCAAAAACAATTCGGCAATGTTCCCAATACACTTGATATCCCTGCAGTCAAAACCGTCGAACCTGAACAAGACGGTGCACGCCGTGTAATGGTCGATAAAGAGAGCGAAGTCGAGATGCTCGCCATCAGCTTCCCGATCCCGAATTTTCAGCACGCCGACCAAGCAAAACTTTCCGCAATGAGCGAAATGCTCAGTTC from Sulfuricurvum sp. harbors:
- a CDS encoding ABC transporter transmembrane domain-containing protein, whose translation is MKESYKRFWPYIRKYKLQFLMVFIGIILTVSATAATAHIMKPLMDNMFIKKEARMLYIIPMLLIGIYVIKAAGRYIQSVFNTYIGLHIVSTIREEMLAKMVNMDMQFLYMNRSGELISRITNDINRIQYFVSSMMPELIRESLTVVSLVGYIIYLNPTLAFWALIVMPAVIVPLLQITKRLKRLAHRSQEKNADMVTRLTEVFNNSEIIKSNATEHYELKRFQSENEHFFKLNMKSSYTSELISPMMEIIAAVGLAAVIFIGGKQVYSGAMTVGEFTAFLTALGLVFQPLKGASNILGRVQDAQAASERVFHIFDIQNQITDGQLALKDAVKRIQFDQVTLKFEDKTALDAISIDIKAGETIALVGQSGGGKSSFVNLLLRFYDPISGTISINGHNLKEYTQQSLRSQIAFVSQRVYIFQDTLAANVAYGDTIDEARVKEALAMADALEFAQSLPDGIYTVMQEFGANLSGGQRQRIAIARAIYKHASLLILDEATSALDNETERKIQNTLKDYTKDKITILIAHRLSTVQDADRILVFKAGKIVAEGSHQDLLNSSEEYQRLSQTLTES
- a CDS encoding glycosyltransferase family 9 protein, whose product is MGLPLHSRIRQKIKNALNALLALFFPSHAKHETIPTESIRRILVIRINYRIGNILFTTPLLRALEHRFPYAKIDVLIGAKYPSSLLKSSAVENVFDLPRRLLKNPLHLYRYIQQLRATEYDLVLNLNSGSASDRGAAFLARGIYKLGFDVPGNWTPLTHVVNPPSGSVHEALKPLLLMQAFGNNANDFPQKMDIALSQEEKNQGLEELKKRLSLQGYTWGSKEKIIGIFRDARFEKKIENSWWKEWYLHMKQLNPNALFVDILSPDVKEKLEDDFYTLMESNLRLLGSILSQMDAFICGDTGPMHLASASGVPTLALFKASAPTLYGTLGLNDRSLSLQGFTPEMIATQITQHLQSLPPASQGSLD
- a CDS encoding quinone-dependent dihydroorotate dehydrogenase, whose product is MFDYESLKPWLFKLQPESAHTLAETLLRSASYCPPLFNGWMAKHFITHPSLTQELFGRTFLNPVGLAAGFDKNATMFQGVMALGFGFSEIGTLTPKPQEGNPRPRLWRHIEEETLQNAMGFNNDGLFRISHRLKNIYPFSTPIGVNIGKNKITSDANAIKDYTNLIKALHEYADYMVINISSPNTPGLRDLQNEAFITQLFSEAKAITSKPILLKIAPDMSEDQAVELCAHAVMSGADGIIATNTTIDYSLVSEPEEMGGLSGEVLRERSFYIFDAIARELFGKTTLISVGGISTPEEAYRRIRAGASLVQLYTSLIFKGPEVIEEINSGLIDLIAQDGYSSITEAIGADRR
- a CDS encoding pitrilysin family protein, whose protein sequence is MASSLPHYETKTLSNGLQVVAIPMDNGSHVISTDIFYKVGSRNEVMGKTGIAHMLEHMNFKSTKNLKAGEFDEEVKSIGGLNNASTGFDFTHYYIKSSTENLPKSLSLFAELMQNLNLKDDEFQPERNVVAEERRWRTDNNPMGYMYFRLFNSAYVYHPYHWMPIGFMNDIQTWTLEDIRHFHATYYQPKNAILVVTGDVSADAVFDEAQKQFGNVPNTLDIPAVKTVEPEQDGARRVMVDKESEVEMLAISFPIPNFQHADQAKLSAMSEMLSSGKSSRLYRTLVDEKRLVNQIYAYNMENTDAGVFLFVAVCNNGVKAETVEEEIWKIIHALQSAPVEKAELDKVKINTKSDFIYSLESSTSVADLFGSYLARGDISPLMKYEATIEALKPEDIQTVAKHYLVPEKSTTIILRKGQK